A stretch of Cynocephalus volans isolate mCynVol1 chromosome 9, mCynVol1.pri, whole genome shotgun sequence DNA encodes these proteins:
- the LOC134385568 gene encoding LOW QUALITY PROTEIN: pre-mRNA-splicing factor RBM22-like (The sequence of the model RefSeq protein was modified relative to this genomic sequence to represent the inferred CDS: inserted 1 base in 1 codon), whose amino-acid sequence MATSLGSNTYDRQNWEDVNFPILCQTCLGEHPYILMTKEKYGKEGKICARPLTVFRWCPGGRMSFKKTEVCQSCSKLKNVCQTCLLELEYGLSIQVRDAGLSFKDNMPKSDVSREYHTQSTEREISNPDGTRPVDMLGKATSTSDVLLKLAPTRPYYKRNQPCICSFWVKGECKRGEECPYRHEKPTDPDDSLADQNIKDRHYGINDPVAAKLLKWASTMPRLDQPEDQTITTLHAGGLGDTITETDLRNHFYQFGEIWTITAVQRQQCAFIQFATRQAAEVAAEKSFNKLIVNGHRLNVTWGRSQAARGKGKSKDGNTDSAIKLQPVPGLPRALPPPPAAAEEASANYXNLPPTGPPAAVNIALPPSPGSVPPPPPGFGPHMFHPMGPPPPFMRAPGPIHYPSQDPQRMGAHAGKHGSP is encoded by the exons ATGGCAACCTCTCTGGGTTCCAACACCTACGACAGGCAGAACTGGGAGGATGTGAACTTCCCCATTCTGTGCCAGACATGTCTTGGAGAACACCCATACATCCTAATGACCAAAGAAAAGTATGGGAAGGAAGGCAAAATCTGTGCCAGGCCACTCACAGTGTTTCGCTGGTGCCCTGGGGGCCGCATGAGTTTCAAGAAGACTGAAGTGTGCCAATCCTGCAGTAAACTGAAGAACGTGTGTCAAACCTGCCTCTTAGAGCTAGAGTACGGACTGTCCATCCAAGTCCGTGATGCAggattatcttttaaagataacATGCCAAAGTCAGATGTCAGCAGAGAGTACCACACACAGAGTACGGAAAGAGAGATTTCGAACCCTGATGGAACGCGGCCAGTCGACATGCTGGGGAAAGCCACATCCACCAGTGACGTGTTACTCAAACTCGCTCCGACCAGACCCTACTACAAAAGGAATCAGCCCTGCATTTGCTCCTTCTGGGTGAAAGGAGAGTGTAAGAGAGGAGAGGAGTGTCCATACAGACATGAGAAGCCTACAGATCCTGATGACTCCCTTGCTGATCAGAATATTAAAGACCGACATTATGGAATCAATGACCCTGTAGCAGCTAAGCTTCTAAAATGGGCCTCCACAATGCCCCGTCTGGATCAACCAGAGGATCAGACTATCACCACACTACATGCTGGTGGTCTGGGTGACACCATTACTGAGACAGATCTAAGAAATCATTTCTACCAGTTCGGGGAGATCTGGACGATCACTGCTGTGCAGAGACAGCAGTGTGCTTTCATCCAGTTTGCCACAAGGCAGGCTGCAGAAGTGGCTGCTGAGAAGTCCTTTAATAAGTTGATTGTCAATGGCCACAGACTCAACGTGACATGGGGAAGATCCCAAGCAgccagaggaaagggaaaaagcaAGGACGGAAACACAGACTCTGCCATCAAGCTACAGCCTGTTCCAGGACTGCCAAgagctctccctcctcctccagcagcagcagaagaagCTTCTGCCAACT TTAACCTACCCCCGACTGGTCCCCCAGCTGCGGTGAACATTGCCCTACCACCATCCCCTGGTAGTGTCCCACCGCCACCCCCAGGTTTTGGCCCACACATGTTCCATCCAATGGGACCACCCCCTCCTTTCATGAGGGCTCCAGGGCCAATCCACTATCCTTCTCAGGACCCTCAGAGGATGGGAGCTCATGCTGGAAAACACGGCAGCCCCTAG
- the LOC134385610 gene encoding LOW QUALITY PROTEIN: G-patch domain and KOW motifs-containing protein-like (The sequence of the model RefSeq protein was modified relative to this genomic sequence to represent the inferred CDS: deleted 1 base in 1 codon; substituted 1 base at 1 genomic stop codon) — translation MVEVKDGVLQVAEASTVLVSFDFTRTSAQRWLLNLGESMGLASEKDFLKTVEGRELQSVKTSKCPTELTIPLIKNGHHRQPQAQLPGPSVDIDALVGGALSQAMKELFEESKKSLEERENIGVNHTLAIPMIQKGCTPSGEGADSKPQAEMVPEEVDYEAVLVEAYGLAMLQDMGWKPGEGIGHTFGQVVKPHINSLRPKGLGLGTCLTKTQNLVPTIPYHLPRPDEEQEKEEEDQPQGLVPGQAVMVLSGPHRGLYGKMEGLDPDNVWAMVHLAVGGHMVTVSEYCLQPVTQDEFDKSLDLSQVSKSSPGQQHGTDSSWKSLQNQDLHVQWEDSERKWKHLPDRQDGPPAKKGKAAPRSQHWLHRDLHVWFVDKLYKGSQYYNTKMMIEDVLSPDTCVCWTDEGQVLEDLRERMRETLVPKTEGSXVMVVLGPQAGRVGHLLGWDRARSRALVQLQKENQLVELHCDAVCQYMGPSDTEED, via the exons atggtggaagtcaAAGACGGTGTTTTGCAGGTAGCAGAAGCTTCCACTGTCCTAGTTTCATTCGACTTCACTCGTACCTCTGCCCAGAGGTGGCTGTTGAACCTGGGAGAGAGCATGGGGCTGGCCTCAGAGAAGGATTTCTTAAAGACTGTGGAAGGGAGGGAGCTGCAGAGTGTGAAGACCTCAAAATGCCCCACGGAACTCACCATCCCTTTGATCAAGAATGGTCATCACAGGCAGCCCCAGGCCCAGCTCCCTGGGCCATCCGTGGATATTGATGCCTTGGTGGGTGGGGCGCTGTCCCAGGCCATGAAGGAGCTCTTTGAGGAATCTAAGAAGTctctggaggagagagaaaacataGGTGTCAACCACACCCTCGCTATCCCCATGATCCAGAAAGGATGCACCCCCAGTGGGGAAGGGGCAGACAGCAAACCCCAGGCTGAGATGGTGCCAGAGGAGGTCGATTATGAGGCAGTCCTTGTGGAGGCCTACGGTCTGGCCATGCTGCAGGACATGGGCTGGAAACCTGGTGAGGGCATCGGCCACACCTTCGGTCAAGTAGTGAAGCCCCACATCAATTCACTGAGGCCCAAGGGGTTAGGGCTGGGCACCTGCCTGACAAAGACCCAGAATTTGGTCCCTACCATCCCCTACCACCTGCCAAGGCCAGATGAAGagcaagagaaggaagaggaagaccaGCCTCAAGGGCTGGTGCCTGGACAAGCTGTCATGGTGCTTTCTGGCCCTCATCGAGGCCTCTATGGGAAGATGGAAGGCCTGGATCCTGACAACGTTTGGGCTATGGTTCATCTGGCAGTGGGT GGCCATATGGTGACTGTTAGTGAGTATTGCCTGCAGCCTGTCACTCAGGATGAGTTTGATAAGTCTCTAGATCTCAGCCAGGTGAGCAAAAGTTCCCCAGGGCAACAGCATGGAACAGACTCATCTTGGAAGTCCCTACAGAATCAGGACCTCCATGTCCAGTGGGAAGACTCAGAGAGAAAGTGGAAACACCTTCCAGACAGACAGGATGGGCCTCCAGCCAAGAAAGGGAAAGCAGCCCCCAGGAGTCAACACTGGTTGCACAGGGATCTGCATGTGTGGTTTGTGGACAAGCTGTACAAAGGCAGCCAGTATTACAACACCAAGATGATGATTGAAGATGTCCTGAGCCCAGATACATGTGTGTGTTGGACAGATGAAGGCCAAGTCCTGGAAGACCTGAGAGAACGCATGCGGGAGACCCTGGTTCCCAAGACGGAGGGCAGCTGAGTGATGGTGGTGCTGGGGCCACAGGCTGGAAGGGTGGGACACCTGCTGGGCTGGGACAGGGCACGGAGCCGGGCTTTGGTGCAGCTACAGAAGGAGAACCAGCTGGTGGAGCTTCACTGTGATGCTGTGTGCCAGTACATGGGCCCCAGTGACACAGAGGAAGACTGA